In Jejubacter calystegiae, the following are encoded in one genomic region:
- a CDS encoding replication endonuclease: MANAVYQYDWNAPKEAIPSPYMTYEEQRRRDHLIAALLHSREVLAKQPESVSRDINRRYNTLEREHGAKRANAFLINFCQRALPRLEKVAKKYQLAGIGRELSAGVFRGQFDQADIRYMASRMVNLTARYNRLQDMSKSDIELLAGDIANFIISELAEYDTSLEGASDLQTLYLLYMRAALITHHFNTTPPLWERISGRFVDGDEVYPSIRRMMNEKWWRGHLRRVAAEWQEHLQIAMGNVSKKGHVYASVGCITDWREQKRRTREFLKGMELEDEEGNRISLIDKYDGSVANPAIRRCELMTRIRGFENICNDLGFVGEFYTLTAPSRYHATTRAGYRNHKWCGASPADTQRYLTSLWARIRAKLHRDDVRVFGIRVAEPHHDATPHWHMLMFMRPEDVDYVRQVIRDYAWREDYVELKSDKARKARFHAEAIDPDKGSATGYVAKYISKNIDGYALDDERDDESGELLKETAPAVSAWAARWRIRQFQFIGGAPVTVYRELRRMADTETAHGLSVEFAAVHDAADGGDWAAYVNAQGGPFVRRDELQVRTWYEPTDSCNEYGEETIRIRGVYDSVVGADTPILTRLVQWKIVPKRPQAEGFDLKAASAASRSSVNNCTEPPAQDPEIDFTRPLTRKQRRALIGRLKAEKPPKRRKFRHGDDRQERAITRTIGEIHDLTGETISRGEALHLMAGTRTCIAGHWCRGSASGAVFGARAPITKEKILSRFMALRTSALAQETP, translated from the coding sequence ATGGCTAATGCCGTATATCAGTACGACTGGAACGCCCCAAAAGAGGCTATTCCCAGCCCGTATATGACCTATGAAGAACAGCGCCGCCGTGATCATCTGATCGCGGCGTTGCTGCATTCACGCGAGGTGCTGGCGAAACAGCCTGAGAGCGTAAGCCGGGATATCAACCGGCGCTATAACACGCTGGAGCGTGAGCACGGTGCAAAGCGAGCCAATGCCTTTTTGATTAATTTCTGTCAGAGGGCATTGCCACGCCTTGAGAAGGTGGCAAAGAAATACCAGTTGGCCGGGATTGGTCGGGAACTATCTGCCGGGGTATTCCGGGGGCAGTTTGACCAGGCTGATATTCGCTATATGGCTTCCAGGATGGTGAACCTGACCGCCCGTTATAACCGTCTGCAGGACATGTCAAAATCGGATATAGAACTGCTGGCCGGGGATATCGCGAATTTCATCATCAGCGAGCTGGCCGAGTACGACACCAGCCTGGAGGGAGCCAGCGACCTGCAAACGCTGTATCTGCTCTATATGCGCGCCGCGTTGATTACCCATCATTTCAACACCACTCCGCCGCTTTGGGAGCGTATCTCTGGCCGGTTCGTTGATGGCGATGAAGTCTATCCATCGATCCGCCGCATGATGAATGAAAAGTGGTGGCGTGGGCACCTGCGCCGGGTTGCGGCGGAATGGCAGGAGCACCTGCAGATCGCTATGGGCAATGTCAGCAAAAAAGGCCATGTGTATGCCAGCGTCGGTTGTATTACTGACTGGCGGGAGCAGAAGCGGCGCACCCGGGAGTTTCTGAAAGGGATGGAGCTGGAAGATGAAGAGGGCAACCGCATCAGCCTGATCGACAAGTATGACGGCAGCGTGGCTAATCCCGCCATTCGCCGCTGTGAGCTGATGACCCGCATCCGTGGCTTTGAGAATATCTGCAACGATCTGGGGTTTGTTGGTGAGTTTTATACCCTGACCGCACCTTCCCGCTATCACGCCACTACCCGGGCGGGCTACCGCAATCATAAGTGGTGTGGCGCCAGCCCGGCGGACACCCAGCGTTACCTCACCTCCCTGTGGGCCAGAATCCGCGCCAAACTGCACCGCGATGACGTTCGGGTGTTTGGTATCCGGGTGGCTGAGCCTCATCACGACGCAACCCCGCACTGGCATATGCTGATGTTCATGCGTCCGGAAGATGTTGACTATGTGCGTCAGGTTATCCGGGATTATGCCTGGCGGGAGGACTATGTCGAGCTGAAAAGCGACAAGGCCAGAAAGGCGCGTTTTCATGCCGAGGCCATCGATCCGGATAAAGGCAGCGCCACCGGATATGTGGCGAAGTACATCAGCAAAAATATTGATGGCTATGCCCTGGACGATGAGCGTGACGATGAAAGCGGTGAACTGCTGAAAGAGACGGCTCCGGCGGTGTCTGCCTGGGCGGCCCGCTGGCGTATCCGTCAGTTTCAGTTTATCGGTGGTGCCCCGGTCACGGTATACCGAGAACTGCGCCGCATGGCGGATACAGAAACTGCGCATGGTCTGAGCGTGGAATTTGCGGCGGTGCATGACGCTGCTGATGGTGGTGACTGGGCGGCCTATGTGAATGCGCAGGGCGGCCCGTTTGTGCGCCGTGATGAGCTGCAGGTGCGTACCTGGTATGAGCCAACCGATAGCTGCAACGAATACGGGGAAGAGACTATCCGCATCAGGGGGGTTTATGACTCCGTGGTGGGAGCGGATACCCCCATCTTAACCCGTCTGGTGCAATGGAAGATTGTACCAAAGCGGCCGCAGGCCGAAGGTTTTGACCTTAAGGCCGCGTCAGCGGCCTCTCGGAGTTCTGTCAATAACTGTACGGAGCCACCGGCGCAAGATCCTGAGATTGATTTCACCAGGCCGCTGACCCGAAAGCAAAGGCGGGCGCTGATTGGCCGGTTAAAGGCGGAAAAACCGCCGAAGCGGCGGAAATTCAGGCACGGTGATGATCGGCAGGAGCGGGCGATCACCAGGACCATCGGAGAAATTCACGATCTGACCGGGGAAACTATTAGCCGCGGGGAAGCTCTGCATCTGATGGCCGGTACGCGAACGTGCATTGCCGGGCACTGGTGCCGGGGATCGGCCAGTGGTGCTGTTTTTGGGGCGCGGGCACCGATTACCAAAGAGAAAATACTTTCCAGATTTATGGCCTTGCGTACATCAGCTTTAGCTCAGGAAACACCATAA
- a CDS encoding DNA adenine methylase, producing the protein MSSILKWAGNKTAIMPELIKHLPAGQRLVEPFAGSCAVMMATDYPYYLVADINTDLINLYRQVKENTEWFINAAREHFEKDNTPDRYYVVRELFNYLTSISAVEKAAMFLYLNRHCYRGLCRYNLSGQFNVPYGNYKNPYFPEAEIRAFAEKAQRATFICASYDETLKMLRPGDVVYCDPPYDGTFSNYHTAGFTEDDQYHLASILKRRSSEGYPVIASNSDTHLVRSLYRDFTRHHISAPRSMGVAAGEGKAAREIIAVSGGTPWVAVEPGKGRDWSVVVAHG; encoded by the coding sequence ATGAGCTCTATCCTGAAATGGGCGGGCAATAAAACTGCCATTATGCCGGAACTGATTAAGCATCTGCCCGCAGGCCAGCGCCTGGTGGAGCCGTTCGCCGGTTCCTGTGCTGTCATGATGGCAACAGACTATCCTTATTATCTTGTTGCGGATATTAATACTGACCTGATTAATCTGTATCGCCAGGTAAAAGAAAATACAGAATGGTTTATAAATGCTGCCCGTGAGCATTTTGAAAAAGATAATACCCCTGATAGATATTATGTTGTACGGGAGTTATTTAATTATCTGACGTCAATTTCAGCAGTTGAAAAGGCGGCAATGTTTTTGTATCTCAATCGCCATTGCTATCGCGGATTGTGCCGCTATAACCTGAGTGGTCAGTTCAACGTCCCTTACGGTAATTATAAAAATCCGTATTTCCCAGAAGCAGAGATCCGGGCATTTGCAGAAAAGGCGCAGCGTGCCACCTTCATCTGCGCCAGCTATGACGAAACGCTGAAAATGCTACGTCCCGGTGACGTGGTTTACTGCGATCCGCCATACGACGGCACATTTAGCAATTATCACACTGCCGGTTTTACCGAGGACGATCAGTATCATCTGGCGTCGATTCTTAAGCGTCGGTCATCAGAAGGGTATCCGGTCATAGCGTCCAATAGTGACACGCATCTGGTGCGCTCTCTGTACCGTGATTTTACCCGCCACCATATCTCCGCCCCGCGCAGCATGGGCGTGGCCGCTGGTGAAGGGAAGGCCGCCCGCGAAATTATCGCAGTATCTGGTGGTACGCCATGGGTTGCTGTTGAGCCGGGCAAGGGGCGGGATTGGTCGGTAGTAGTTGCTCATGGCTAA
- a CDS encoding TraR/DksA family transcriptional regulator codes for MADAMDLVQQRVEEERQRHIHTARARKPGVSRVLCIECDAPIPPARRRAIPGVQCCVTCQEIAELKGKHYNGGAV; via the coding sequence ATGGCCGACGCAATGGATCTTGTACAACAGCGCGTTGAAGAAGAACGTCAGCGCCACATCCACACCGCCCGCGCCAGAAAGCCGGGTGTTTCTCGTGTTCTCTGCATTGAGTGTGATGCACCTATCCCGCCAGCACGCCGCCGTGCCATCCCGGGCGTGCAGTGCTGCGTCACCTGTCAGGAAATCGCTGAACTGAAAGGGAAGCACTACAACGGAGGTGCTGTATGA
- a CDS encoding DUF2732 family protein: MRNTEVRKFRINDEAAINALLSKARLEERRARAEAVAARMDSLAIRITSRQLSHAEAAELLREEAARYLNEAGEIH, encoded by the coding sequence ATGAGAAATACCGAAGTCAGGAAATTCAGAATTAACGATGAAGCAGCAATTAATGCGCTGCTGAGCAAAGCACGACTTGAGGAACGCCGCGCTCGGGCTGAGGCAGTGGCTGCCCGGATGGATAGTCTGGCGATCCGCATTACATCCCGTCAGCTCAGTCACGCAGAGGCGGCGGAATTACTGAGGGAAGAGGCGGCCCGCTATCTGAACGAAGCCGGGGAGATCCACTAA
- a CDS encoding DUF5347 domain-containing protein produces MAIEGTAATTPLSPGERVDGLNHIAELRAKVFGLNIEPELERFINDMRDLRDSSYQQNERALAAIFYMAKIPADRHSVKINELTTDERRALVQAMNHFRAVVSLFPKRLTMPI; encoded by the coding sequence ATGGCTATTGAAGGCACTGCGGCAACTACTCCGCTAAGCCCGGGCGAACGGGTGGACGGTCTGAATCATATAGCCGAATTAAGGGCGAAGGTGTTCGGGCTGAATATTGAACCGGAACTGGAGCGTTTTATTAACGACATGCGCGATTTGAGGGATTCAAGTTATCAGCAGAATGAACGTGCACTGGCGGCCATTTTTTATATGGCAAAAATCCCGGCAGATCGTCACAGCGTCAAAATTAATGAGCTGACGACTGACGAAAGACGGGCGCTTGTACAGGCGATGAATCATTTTCGTGCAGTGGTGAGCTTATTTCCCAAACGGCTGACAATGCCGATTTAA
- a CDS encoding phage filamentation protein Fil family protein, with protein MLKNEPSLASLLTRQSPNMHYGHGWIAVRNGRWHPSRSQDELLAALTTRKQGKVWLLKALRQLLR; from the coding sequence ATGCTGAAAAATGAACCGTCACTGGCATCGCTACTCACCCGGCAGAGCCCGAATATGCACTACGGCCACGGCTGGATTGCTGTCCGGAATGGTCGCTGGCATCCGTCCCGCTCTCAGGATGAACTGCTGGCAGCCCTGACCACAAGAAAGCAGGGGAAAGTATGGCTATTGAAGGCACTGCGGCAACTACTCCGCTAA
- a CDS encoding phage regulatory CII family protein translates to MLDYRVSSHAHFDDACRKFAAAHNVAELAKQAGIRPHTLYNKLNPEQPHQLTPREIWALTDITEDPTLVDGFLAQIHCLPCVPLNEVAKEKMPHYVMSATAEIGKVAGAAVSGDVKTTAARRAVIDSINSVTRLMALTAVTLQARLQANPAMTSAVDTVTGQGASFGLM, encoded by the coding sequence ATGTTAGATTACCGCGTTTCCTCACATGCTCATTTTGATGATGCCTGCCGGAAGTTTGCAGCAGCTCATAATGTAGCAGAACTGGCAAAGCAGGCTGGTATCAGGCCGCACACGCTTTATAACAAACTGAACCCGGAACAGCCTCACCAGCTCACCCCGCGAGAGATCTGGGCGCTGACCGATATCACCGAAGACCCGACGCTGGTCGATGGCTTCTTGGCACAGATACATTGTCTGCCGTGCGTGCCGCTGAATGAAGTGGCTAAAGAAAAAATGCCGCATTACGTCATGAGCGCGACGGCGGAGATCGGCAAGGTGGCCGGTGCTGCAGTATCTGGTGATGTAAAAACTACCGCAGCACGCCGCGCAGTGATCGACAGCATCAACTCCGTTACGCGCCTGATGGCCCTGACCGCTGTCACGTTGCAAGCCAGGCTGCAGGCTAACCCTGCAATGACCAGCGCCGTCGATACCGTCACAGGCCAGGGTGCCTCGTTTGGGCTGATGTGA
- a CDS encoding regulator — protein MNRNFSMRPSINLVVSEPFITLDEFCRRTGYKPSYARQMIRENRLPIRKKQGVNSLIEVNMFALTMEAAQGCEVAMQA, from the coding sequence ATGAATCGCAATTTTTCAATGCGCCCCAGCATCAATCTTGTGGTGTCTGAGCCATTCATAACCCTGGATGAGTTCTGCCGCCGCACCGGTTATAAGCCAAGCTATGCCCGCCAGATGATCCGTGAAAACCGCCTGCCTATCAGGAAAAAACAGGGGGTTAACAGCCTGATCGAAGTGAACATGTTCGCGCTAACGATGGAAGCAGCCCAGGGCTGCGAAGTCGCAATGCAGGCCTGA
- a CDS encoding phage repressor protein CI, translated as MSTLNITNRHISDELKSAIMHNTGGQKVIERILKAYGFSSRQAFCNHLGVSQSTMANRYARNTFPSDWVIICSMETGASIKWLSSGEGMMFEDGHDEKAVMLQHQKITNGVLNSQNDIICDKSEIPEGLNSPFIVTADKSRFLVDAYEGEITDGLWLVQIDSLVSIREIYRFPGGRVRVENGKASFECSVSDVKVLGKVVTKTDFVEL; from the coding sequence ATGTCAACTTTAAACATCACAAATCGCCACATCAGCGATGAGCTGAAATCTGCGATCATGCATAACACTGGTGGGCAGAAAGTTATCGAACGTATCCTGAAAGCCTACGGATTCAGTTCCCGACAGGCTTTTTGCAATCATCTTGGGGTTTCGCAAAGCACCATGGCTAATCGTTACGCCCGTAATACGTTCCCTTCGGATTGGGTCATCATCTGCAGCATGGAAACCGGGGCATCAATTAAATGGCTAAGTTCCGGTGAAGGAATGATGTTTGAGGACGGTCATGATGAAAAAGCGGTGATGTTGCAACACCAAAAAATCACAAATGGGGTTTTGAATTCACAAAATGACATAATCTGCGACAAAAGCGAAATTCCTGAAGGGCTTAACTCACCCTTTATAGTCACAGCCGATAAATCCCGATTTTTGGTTGATGCATATGAAGGTGAGATTACAGATGGGCTGTGGCTGGTACAGATCGATTCGCTTGTTAGCATTAGAGAAATCTACAGGTTCCCTGGTGGGCGCGTGCGAGTCGAAAACGGCAAAGCTTCGTTTGAATGCTCAGTTTCGGATGTAAAAGTTTTGGGGAAAGTAGTCACTAAAACAGACTTCGTAGAATTATAG
- a CDS encoding WYL domain-containing protein, whose translation MEIAIPLAFMCLAILSFVIYIKSPSSLIARILKAFTAFLYAFIALGAYLTADYFFSIIIAITLIFVVVRRAKLTRKGVETSPQQTSQVSTVESLIKAKSHPIKASDDNKSNKNINLPSNRHPHTQSKKKPRIANVALKNISFSYTNSNGDFSYREVDVSKVDEDYIFGYCHMRRQLRTFRLDRIENEEVIVRESGEILNVYDWIVELYPLPGKEYGS comes from the coding sequence ATGGAAATAGCAATCCCATTGGCTTTTATGTGTCTGGCAATATTATCTTTTGTCATTTATATAAAATCCCCAAGCTCGCTAATTGCAAGGATTCTTAAAGCATTCACAGCATTCCTTTATGCATTTATTGCACTAGGTGCTTATCTAACTGCGGATTATTTTTTTTCAATTATCATCGCTATCACTTTAATTTTCGTGGTCGTTCGGCGCGCAAAATTGACAAGAAAAGGTGTTGAGACTTCCCCTCAGCAAACATCACAGGTTAGTACAGTCGAATCTTTAATCAAAGCTAAGTCACATCCAATAAAAGCCAGTGATGACAACAAATCTAATAAAAACATAAACCTACCATCTAATAGACACCCTCACACCCAAAGCAAAAAAAAACCTCGTATAGCGAATGTTGCCCTAAAAAATATTTCATTCAGCTATACAAACTCTAACGGTGATTTTTCATATCGAGAGGTGGATGTTAGCAAAGTTGATGAAGATTATATTTTCGGTTACTGCCATATGCGCCGACAATTACGAACGTTTAGATTGGACCGCATAGAAAATGAGGAAGTTATAGTTCGAGAGTCGGGCGAAATACTTAATGTCTACGATTGGATTGTGGAACTGTATCCGCTTCCGGGAAAAGAATATGGCAGTTAA
- a CDS encoding phage integrase: MAVNKLTNGKWQAQVFPNGRDGRRIRRQFATKGEALAFERYTKEQAQEKPWLGEKADKRRVTDLVETWFNAHGVTLSDGLKRKGSMAFACFAMGNPLATEFNARLFATYREQRLSGKITRSDRVKAVTPRTVNLELAYFRAMFNELKRLGDWNAPNPLEKVREFKIDEAELAWLTVEEVKQLLAECEKSKAKDLVTIVKICLATGARWGEAESLTGKQISPGKITYIKTKGKKNRAVPISDELYEILPKVRTSKPLFTGCYSAFRGAIKRAGIELPDGQLSHVLRHTFASHFMMRGGNILVLQRILGHTDIKVTMRYAHFAPDHLNEAMLLNPLNNMD, from the coding sequence ATGGCAGTTAATAAATTAACCAATGGAAAGTGGCAAGCGCAGGTTTTCCCCAATGGGCGCGACGGGCGGCGAATACGCCGCCAGTTTGCAACTAAGGGCGAGGCGTTAGCTTTCGAACGCTACACAAAAGAGCAAGCGCAGGAAAAACCCTGGCTCGGGGAGAAAGCAGATAAGCGACGGGTTACTGACCTTGTGGAAACCTGGTTCAACGCTCACGGCGTCACACTCTCTGATGGCCTTAAGCGTAAGGGCTCGATGGCATTTGCCTGCTTTGCTATGGGAAACCCTCTTGCTACTGAATTTAATGCCCGACTTTTTGCAACCTACCGCGAGCAACGTTTGAGCGGGAAAATCACACGTTCCGATCGGGTAAAAGCCGTAACCCCTCGTACAGTCAACCTTGAACTGGCATATTTCCGCGCCATGTTCAACGAACTGAAAAGGCTGGGCGACTGGAACGCACCTAACCCACTCGAAAAAGTCCGGGAATTTAAAATTGATGAGGCGGAACTAGCCTGGCTGACGGTTGAAGAAGTTAAGCAACTGCTGGCTGAGTGCGAAAAAAGCAAAGCGAAAGATTTAGTAACCATCGTAAAAATATGCCTTGCGACCGGCGCACGATGGGGTGAAGCAGAATCACTAACAGGTAAACAAATCAGCCCAGGGAAAATCACTTATATCAAAACCAAAGGCAAGAAGAACCGCGCAGTTCCAATTAGTGATGAGCTATACGAGATTCTCCCCAAAGTAAGAACTTCAAAGCCGCTATTCACAGGATGTTATTCTGCGTTCCGAGGAGCGATTAAGCGAGCGGGAATTGAACTGCCTGACGGACAGCTTTCACACGTACTACGGCACACCTTTGCCTCTCATTTTATGATGCGCGGGGGCAATATTCTTGTACTGCAGCGCATCCTTGGACACACTGATATCAAAGTAACGATGCGTTATGCTCACTTTGCACCAGACCATCTCAACGAAGCTATGCTGTTGAATCCTCTAAACAACATGGATTAA
- a CDS encoding Hcp family type VI secretion system effector — protein sequence MAIPAYMWLKDDGGADIKGSVDVQDREGSIEILSFMHGLSIPTDDHTGKLTGTRIHSAMEFEKEFDSSSPYLYKAVSSGQTLKSAEFKWYRINHAGQEEEYFNMFLEGVKVVSVCPLMHNIKTIENQNHLESVTLRYEKITWKYCDGNIQHSDSWKERA from the coding sequence ATGGCTATACCGGCTTATATGTGGCTTAAAGATGATGGTGGCGCGGATATCAAAGGCTCTGTTGATGTTCAGGATCGAGAAGGCAGCATCGAGATTCTTAGCTTTATGCACGGACTGAGTATCCCCACCGATGATCACACCGGAAAACTTACCGGAACCCGCATCCACAGCGCTATGGAGTTTGAGAAAGAGTTTGATTCATCAAGCCCCTATCTTTATAAGGCCGTGTCATCCGGCCAGACACTAAAAAGCGCTGAGTTCAAATGGTACAGAATTAATCACGCAGGACAGGAGGAAGAATATTTTAATATGTTCCTGGAAGGCGTGAAGGTCGTCTCTGTCTGCCCGTTAATGCATAACATTAAGACCATCGAGAACCAGAATCACCTTGAATCTGTTACCCTTCGCTATGAAAAAATCACCTGGAAGTATTGCGACGGAAATATCCAGCACTCTGATAGCTGGAAAGAGCGGGCATAA
- a CDS encoding tlde1 domain-containing protein yields MYAGAPDYKNNPDLQCVVNKGPLPRGKYTIGRPIAHHPTAGRFVLRLTPYASNNMCGRAGFLIHGDNGRGTASNGCIVASFDIRRQIAESADRELIVK; encoded by the coding sequence ATGTATGCAGGAGCCCCCGACTACAAAAACAACCCAGACTTACAGTGCGTAGTGAACAAAGGCCCACTCCCCAGAGGGAAATATACTATTGGCAGACCAATAGCCCATCATCCAACAGCCGGGCGTTTTGTTCTTCGGTTAACCCCCTATGCAAGTAATAATATGTGTGGTCGAGCCGGATTCCTTATACATGGCGATAATGGCCGTGGCACCGCCTCTAATGGCTGTATTGTTGCCTCTTTCGATATCAGGCGACAAATAGCAGAAAGTGCCGACAGGGAGTTAATCGTAAAATGA
- a CDS encoding MFS transporter, translated as MRPGRRFIVTTTTAPAVSEIEKSTIRKICVRLVPFMALMFFINFLDRTAISFAGPNGMMEDLGLHVVQFGLASGIFFIGYILLEVPSNLALHRYGARRWLARIMVSWGIVSLLFTWVSSVEGLYTLRLLLGIAEAGFFPGAIFFLSLWVPARYRSKILSLFYIAQPLTVVFGAPLAAWLISHHGLFGLEGWRVMFLGVSVPAIVIGIVAWFYLIDKPGDAKWLTDEEKEWLTHELEQEEAAKQSHTANHSLSSVITNGRVWGLCLIYFGFVYGLYALAFFLPTIINGFQGQFNTTFGVMEKGLITGAPYLVATLVMYFWSRDVTHRGCKTWHIALPAAVGAISIPLALFMETPFMTMLTISVTASAIFAALPSFWTLPTQFLSGASAAAAVALINTLGNVAGFSAGYITGVLHDATGDYLAPMMTVGAFMLLSAILMVVLSRLRQPPSAAPREAGRQTT; from the coding sequence ATGCGGCCAGGAAGGAGATTTATCGTGACAACGACCACTGCACCCGCCGTGTCCGAAATCGAGAAGTCTACGATTCGTAAAATCTGTGTTCGCCTTGTGCCCTTTATGGCGCTGATGTTCTTTATTAATTTCCTGGATCGCACGGCCATCTCTTTTGCGGGCCCCAATGGGATGATGGAAGATCTTGGGCTGCACGTGGTGCAGTTCGGGCTGGCTTCAGGAATCTTCTTTATTGGCTATATTTTGCTGGAAGTGCCCAGTAACCTGGCGCTGCATCGTTATGGCGCCCGCCGCTGGCTGGCCCGCATTATGGTGTCATGGGGCATCGTTTCACTGCTGTTCACCTGGGTCAGCAGCGTCGAAGGGCTATACACGCTGCGGCTACTGCTGGGGATTGCCGAAGCGGGCTTCTTCCCCGGAGCTATCTTCTTTTTGAGCCTGTGGGTTCCGGCACGCTATCGCAGCAAAATCCTCTCGCTTTTCTATATCGCACAGCCGCTTACCGTCGTGTTTGGCGCCCCCCTGGCGGCCTGGCTAATAAGCCACCATGGCCTTTTTGGCCTTGAGGGGTGGCGCGTGATGTTCCTTGGCGTCTCTGTTCCCGCCATTGTGATTGGCATCGTCGCCTGGTTCTATTTGATCGATAAGCCCGGGGATGCGAAGTGGCTAACGGATGAAGAGAAAGAGTGGCTGACTCACGAACTGGAACAGGAAGAGGCCGCCAAACAGTCTCATACGGCAAACCACAGCCTGTCATCCGTTATCACTAACGGTCGGGTCTGGGGGCTGTGTCTGATCTACTTCGGCTTTGTCTATGGCCTGTATGCCCTGGCCTTCTTCCTGCCAACCATCATTAATGGCTTTCAGGGCCAGTTCAACACCACCTTTGGCGTCATGGAAAAAGGGCTTATCACCGGAGCCCCCTACCTGGTCGCTACCCTGGTGATGTATTTCTGGTCGCGGGACGTCACCCATCGGGGCTGCAAAACCTGGCATATCGCATTACCTGCCGCCGTTGGTGCCATCAGCATTCCTCTGGCGCTATTTATGGAAACGCCGTTTATGACCATGCTGACGATTTCTGTCACCGCCAGCGCCATCTTCGCGGCCCTGCCCAGTTTCTGGACCCTGCCGACCCAGTTCCTTAGCGGAGCCTCTGCGGCGGCGGCCGTCGCCTTAATCAACACGCTGGGAAACGTGGCCGGATTCTCTGCCGGCTATATCACCGGCGTTCTCCATGACGCCACTGGCGATTACCTTGCTCCAATGATGACGGTCGGCGCGTTTATGCTGCTTTCCGCCATTCTGATGGTGGTACTGAGTCGCCTGCGCCAGCCGCCATCCGCCGCCCCCCGGGAAGCGGGGCGCCAGACCACTTAA
- a CDS encoding sugar phosphate isomerase/epimerase family protein, with amino-acid sequence MKTGLSSYAYFWRLHDQNPSPVSLYDALDDSAQLGADVFQICDYPQIESWSDGQLAALYQHASRLGITLELGTKGIAPAHLRRYLHIAGELDCRLLRTMVNTPDHRPSQAQALDYLTEVLPEFIRQQVAICLETYEQVPTCHNVELVKTLDSPWLGICLDPANCVAALEMPDEVATLTAPWVLNWHVKDFTFSRRDGWVGFTLSGCPQGEGLLDYDAIRERIQPEKRNISQIVEHWLPWQGDFATSCEIESRWAQHNMQYLLQKNASLTTSDTSKESNHAC; translated from the coding sequence ATGAAAACAGGATTAAGTAGCTATGCATACTTCTGGCGTCTGCATGACCAGAACCCTTCGCCAGTCTCACTGTATGACGCACTCGACGACAGCGCGCAACTGGGCGCGGATGTCTTCCAGATTTGCGACTACCCACAGATTGAGTCCTGGTCAGACGGCCAGCTTGCTGCGCTTTATCAGCACGCCAGCCGGTTGGGGATAACCCTGGAGTTAGGCACCAAAGGCATTGCGCCCGCACACTTACGTCGCTACCTGCACATTGCTGGTGAACTGGACTGTCGATTATTGCGAACTATGGTGAACACTCCGGATCACCGGCCGTCCCAGGCCCAGGCTCTCGACTACCTGACAGAAGTACTGCCCGAATTTATCCGCCAGCAGGTCGCGATATGTCTGGAAACCTACGAGCAGGTTCCCACATGTCATAACGTTGAACTGGTGAAAACCCTGGATTCCCCCTGGCTGGGTATCTGTCTCGATCCCGCCAACTGCGTTGCCGCCCTGGAAATGCCCGACGAAGTCGCCACGCTGACCGCCCCCTGGGTACTCAACTGGCACGTCAAAGACTTTACTTTTTCCCGGCGTGATGGCTGGGTCGGTTTTACGCTTTCAGGCTGTCCCCAGGGAGAGGGGCTGCTGGATTACGACGCTATTCGCGAACGTATTCAGCCGGAAAAAAGGAACATCAGCCAGATAGTTGAACACTGGCTGCCCTGGCAGGGTGACTTTGCCACAAGCTGCGAAATCGAATCCCGCTGGGCACAACATAACATGCAGTATTTGCTACAAAAAAATGCTTCCCTGACAACATCCGACACTTCCAAGGAGTCCAATCATGCCTGCTGA